A DNA window from Nerophis ophidion isolate RoL-2023_Sa linkage group LG13, RoL_Noph_v1.0, whole genome shotgun sequence contains the following coding sequences:
- the LOC133564576 gene encoding trichohyalin-like isoform X3 has product MTYSKHSKVHADKNPPPPGTLVSKSLPCHEEQDVWLIQKTPIDLQTIETSECQLHPNSKSQTKHPEHSVENFKSLVEEHQKCEIQLEEERVAREEKRYRLEKEKRNLRQRNVENEKRSDEIDWKGDLAQLMREKELNLNLGENKVKKEDHEKVGDLDNQMEMGTCNHQEDMRKEEEAKCLLEKEKVRLFHKEQQGRAEEEVKKLNKEKEIGKHSFQNELKRKEEEAETLTVKEQSTNHKDIKREEEVEAEHFMREKERKQLYQVALKREEEDAERLKREKEARTCLRLKELRNEEEMEAKRLKKDMKLRLRFCMEELSRDEFKCLDQFKREKDKRIHSRQKELKREEQEEAEQLKKEQLLRIHVLQEELSKEEEEKREQLKKDREIRMRLRLEELKREEEEEVEQLKRERARRSRKEEEEAERFKESIMHLRRQKEMMEEQKQEIELLNREREKQIHLRREELKKEEEEHLKRLKAEKEARMCQHWEELVKEEEETRKQKEECIRAETEKKLRLYREQLSKEEEEEERRLKLEKEKIICLHQKELREKEEEEWEQLKAEKEARMCQRREQLRRVEEEEAKVLKQEETSLKTEAEQKIFHQKEHLKKEEAVEVERLKMDKEMRVHFRQEELRKEEEEEIARLKQEKETRMQQCSKDLFRKEDEDMMQWKEARIRCFQEELRREEEEQMERLKQEKQTRMHLYHEALLREEDKDVKRWKSEKEARIRCHQEDLRKEEEMINTKMGLWKEKLMREQEEAVQQLRAKMEMKLCQRREDLKKEEEVQAQRLKAEMEMRFQLRREELSKKERNVAEQLQREEAASFHIHKEKLRREEEEELEQLKTEKKLTMQHHKDELKREEQEEVEQLKKEKEAKIRCCLEELNKAEERKLDEMKREATKLKMEAETRMRLCKEALKKEEEKAVKEMKTENETRIRQRRERLKRDEQVEVKQMKADMQARIRLCKEELTREQEEAMQQLKTKKETHMHLCEKLRREEEEEIQQLKTKKETNINICKEELRREEVEMQQLKIKKETNIRLCKEELRREEEDMQQLKTKKETNINLCKEELKREEVEEMQQLKIKKEKNIHRCKEKLRREEEVEMEQLKNEKETNIHHCQEELRREEEEQIQQLKAKKEATIRLHQEELRKVAEEEVNQFKQNIEMRMRLCREELQREEDEVEMLKREEKKKKKEIELRVRLQQQELKKEEDESERLKTIKETRISLLLEKLRKEEQEEAQRLKEGIGKRMQLHQQQLMIEEEEQLECLKTEKETRMNLCLEKLRRDEEEEVQHRKSELEKRIRRHQQDIKREEEAEVERLKASKETRLSLYQEVVNQEERRELERLKEEKELRMHHHQENLWREEEEAAEQLKIEKGRRMLLQQELQREEEEKQEAEQLDRELYLKAEMERKICLLQEELRKEEEAQVECLKRETEKRIRLRKEEMRREEEEEVERLKREKIKKIRLRQEKLRREENVERLQSEKETRLRLRQGREKEKKRTHVRQEEVTKEEEVESLTRDKEKQSRLPEEDQTKEEETQKQKKEKEEQIDFCKEELSGKEQDTEQEKRDKERRAHPRQEKPRREDIMERLRGVKECRMRFPQEKQQREEVVDQKRKSPPQEKLIPEKVETDLLNMEIETKTYVHQDEPNREEEVSECLKPDNDNNNLFHQLNVSIEENEDANEDAFRSAMRKNEKEKCTCLHQEELREEEVETDRFKRDKERRTYGRQEELSREDQRQEELSREEEMEIQRLKKEKETRTLLLQQELRREEEEKALFFKKEKERRTLLRQEQLKKEEEEEAEYLKREKEKRLHLCQVDLMKKEEENRLNREKEKRTRLHQIELSKEEEEERFRREQELRLRLRHEELIKEEEEEAERLKMEKEKRMQLHLEELRKAEEEEAEKLKREKAKRMQLFQEELRREEEEERLRKQKETRLRLCLEELKRQEEEEMAQLKREKEKRMRLCQEKLRREEEEEVERLKRKKEKRMNLHQEDLRREEEEEVEQLKRKMCIFQLELRGDTEGNLERLREKRLRLQEIDMRGEEEEKKLKTEYRDRLRALRLRLMTWRKEEKVLLNKLSDQNEELTECDQEIDDEPFRLQTVDICIDRGSDQSTQIRQYFEHLRAEAEELQENQMFYSHEQLGDVKICDPIL; this is encoded by the exons ATGACATATTCAAAACACAGCAA GGTCCATGCAGACAAAAATCCACCTCCACCTGGTACCTTAGTGTCCAAAAGTCTACCATGCCATGAGGAGCAAGATGTATGGCTGATACAAAAAACACCTATTGATCTACAAACAATAGAAACATCTGAATGTCAACTTCATCCTAATTCCAAATCCCAAACCAAACATCCGGAACACTCTGTAGAAAATTTTAAGAGCCTAGTGGAAGAACATCAGAAGTGTGAAATCCAGCTTGAAGAGGAGAGGGTAGCGAGGGAGGAAAAGAGGTACCGTTTGGAAAAAGAGAAGCGCAATCTGAGACAGAGAAACGTAGAGAACGAGAAAAGAAGTGATGAAATTGATTGGAAGGGGGATCTCGCACAGTTGATGAGAGAGAAAGAGCTTAACTTGAATCTTGGTGAAAACAAGGTAAAGAAAGAGGATCATGAGAAAGTGGGGGATTTAGATAATCAGATGGAAATGGGAACATGTAACCACCAGGAGGACATGAGGAAAGAAGAGGAGGCCAAGTGTTTGCTGGAGAAAGAGAAGGTAAGACTTTTCCACAAGGAACAACAAGGTAGAGCGGAAGAGGAGGTCAAGAAGTTGAATAAGGAAAAGGAAATTGGCAAACACAGCTTCCAGAATGAGCTGAAGAGAAAAGAAGAGGAGGCAGAAACTTTAACAGTCAAGGAGCAGTCAACAAACCACAAAGATATAAAGAGGGAGGAAGAGGTAGAGGCAGAGCACTTTATGAGGGAGAAGGAAAGAAAACAATTGTATCAGGTGGCGCTGAAAAGGGAAGAAGAGGATGCTGAGAGGTTGAAAAGAGAAAAAGAGGCGAGAACCTGTCTTCGACTGAAAGAGCTGAGAAATGAGGAAGAGATGGAGGCAAAGCGTTTAAAGAAGGATATGAAATTAAGACTACGTTTTTGTATGGAGGAACTGAGTAGAGATGAATTTAAATGTTTGGATCAATTCAAAAGGGAAAAGGATAAGAGAATACATTCACGCCAAAAGGAGCTGAAAAGAGAGGAGCAGGAGGAGGCAGAACAATTGAAGAAGGAGCAGCTGCTAAGGATACATGTCTTACAGGAGGAACTAAGCAAAGAGGAGGAGGAAAAGCGTGAGCAGTTGAAAAAAGACCGGGAGATAAGAATGCGCCTCCGACTGGAGGAGCTAAaaagagaggaagaggaggaggtagAACAGTTGAAGAGGGAGAGAGCAAGGAGGAGtaggaaggaggaagaggaggcagAAAGATTTAAAGAGTCCATAATGCATCTTCGTCGGCAGAAAGAGATGATGGAAGAGCAAAAACAGGAGATTGAGTTGTTGAACCGTGAAAGAGAGAAGCAGATACATCTCAGACGGGAGGagctaaaaaaagaagaagaagaacatttGAAACGGTTGAAGGCAGAGAAGGAGGCAAGAATGTGTCAGCACTGGGAAGAGCTggtgaaagaggaagaggaaacGCGAAAGCAAAAGGAAGAATGCATAAGAGCAGAGACTGAAAAGAAACTCCGTCTTTACAGGGAGCAGCTGAgtaaagaagaggaggaggaggaaaggcGGTTGAAACTGGAGAAAGAGAAAATAATTTGTCTTCACCAGAAGGAGCTGAgggaaaaggaagaagaagagtGGGAGCAGTTGAAAGCAGAAAAAGAGGCAAGAATGTGTCAGCGCCGGGAACAGCTGAGGAGAGTTGAAGAGGAGGAGGCTAAGGTGTTAAAGCAGGAGGAGACAAGCCTGAAAACAGAGGCTGAGCAGAAAATTTTCCACCAGAAGGAGCACCTAAAGAAAGAGGAAGCGGTGGAAGTAGAGCGGCTGAAGATGGACAAAGAGATGAGAGTGCATTTCCGCCAGGAGGAGCTaaggaaggaggaagaggaggagataGCCAGGTTGAAACAGGAAAAGGAGACTAGAATGCAGCAGTGTTCCAAGGACTTATTTCGAAAGGAAGACGAAGACATGATGCAGTGGAAGGAGGCAAGAATTCGCTGTTTCCAAGAAGAGCTGAGGCGAGAGGAAGAGGAGCAGATGGAGAGGCTGAAACAGGAGAAGCAGACTAGAATGCATCTCTACCATGAAGCCCTACTTCGAGAGGAGGATAAAGACGTGAAGCGGTGGAAGAGTGAGAAGGAAGCAAGAATTCGCTGTCACCAAGAAGATTTGAGGAAAGAGGAAGAAATGATCAATACAAAAATGGGCCTATGGAAGGAGAAGTTGATGAGAGAGCAAGAGGAGGCGGTGCAGCAGTTGAGGGCAAAGATGGAAATGAAATTGTGCCAACGTCGGGAGGATctgaagaaagaagaagaagtgcAGGCACAGCGCTTGAAGGCTGAGATGGAAATGAGATTTCAACTCCGCCGGGAGGAGTTAAGCAAAAAGGAAAGGAATGTGGCTGAGCAGTTACAGAGGGAGGAGGCGGCAAGTTTTCATATCCATAAAGAAAAGCTTAgaagagaagaagaggaagagttGGAACAGTTGAAAACGGAAAAGAAGTTGACAATGCAACACCACAAGGATGAGCTAAAGAGAGAGGAACAGGAGGAGGTTGAGCAgctgaagaaggagaaggaggcaAAAATACGCTGTTGTTTGGAAGAGTTAAACAAAGCAGAAGAAAGAAAGTTGGACGAAATGAAGAGGGAGGCAACTAAATTAAAGATGGAGGCGGAAACAAGAATGCGCCTCTGCAAAGAGGCGCTGAAAAAAGAGGAAGAGAAAGCAGTAAAGGAGATGAAGACTGAAAATGAAACGAGAATACGTCAACGCCGGGAAAGGTTGAAGAGAGATGAACAGGTGGAGGTGAAGCAAATGAAGGCAGATATGCAAGCAAGGATACGTCTTTGCAAGGAGGAGCTGACGAGAGAGCAAGaagaggcgatgcagcagttGAAAACTAAGAAGGAAACACATATGCATCTCTGCGAGAAACTGAGgagagaggaagaagaggagataCAGCAGTTGAAGACTAAGAAGgaaacaaatataaatatctgCAAGGAGGAACTGAGGAGAGAAGAAGTAGAGATGCAGCAGTTGAAGATTAAAAAGGAGACAAATATACGTCTTTGCAAGGAGGAACTGAGAAGAGAGGAAGAAGACATGCAGCAGTTAAAAACTAAGAAGGAAACAAATATAAATCTCTGCAAGGAGGAACTGAAGAGAGAAGAAGTAGAGGAGATGCAGCAGTTGAAGATTAAAAAGGAGAAAAATATACATCGCTGCAAGGAGAAACTGAGGAGAGAGGAAGAAGTGGAGATGGAGCAGTTGAAGAATGAGAAGGAAACAAATATCCATCACTGCCAGGAGGAACTGAGGAGAGAGGAAGAAGAGCAGATACAGCAGTTGAAGGCTAAAAAGGAAGCAACAATACGTCTCCACCAGGAGGAGCTGAGAAAAGTGGCTGAGGAGGAGGTGAATCAGTTCAAACAGAATATAGAGATGAGAATGCGCCTCTGCCGGGAGGAGTTACAGAGAGAGGAAGATGAGGTGGAGATGTTGaagagggaggagaagaagaaaaaaaaagagattgagCTGAGAGTGCGTCTTCAGCAGCAGGAGCTGAAGAAAGAAGAAGATGAGTCAGAGCGTTTAAAGACCATCAAGGAGACCAGAATAAGCCTCCTGTTGGAAAAGCTGCGCAAAGAAGAGCAGGAAGAGGCACAACGTTTAAAAGAGGGGATTGGAAAGAGAATGCAACTCCACCAGCAGCAGCTCATGATAGAGGAAGAAGAGCAGTTGGAGTGTTTAAAAACTGAAAAGGAGACAAGAATGAATCTCTGTCTAGAAAAGTTGCGCAGAGATGAAGAAGAGGAGGTGCAGCATAGAAAAAGTGAGCTCGAAAAGAGAATACGTCGCCACCAACAGGATATTAAGAGAGAGGAAGAAGCTGAAGTGGAGCGTTTGAAAGCATCAAAAGAAACAAGATTGAGCCTCTACCAGGAGGTGGTAAATCAAGAGGAACGTAGAGAGTTGGAGCGTTTGAAGGAGGAGAAGGAGTTAAGAATGCACCACCACCAAGAGAACCTGTGGAGAGAAGAAGAAGAGGCAGCGGAGCAGCTAAAGATTGAAAAGGGGAGGAGAATGCTTCTCCAGCAGGAGCTACAAAGAGAGGAGGAAGAGAAGCAGGAGGCGGAACAGCTTGATAGGGAGCTCTATTTGAAGGCAGAAATGGAGAGAAAAATCTGTCTGCTCCAGGAGGAGCTGAGAAAAGAAGAGGAGGCTCAAGTTGAGTGCTTAAAGAGGGAGACAGAGAAAAGAATACGTCTTCGAAAGGAAGAGATGAGgagggaggaagaagaagaggttGAGCGGTTAAAGCGGGAAAAAATTAAGAAGATACGACTACGGCAGGAAAAACTGAGGAGAGAAGAAAATGTAGAAAGGTTGCAAAGCGAAAAAGAGACCAGACTGCGTCTCCGTCAGGGCAGGGAGAAGGAGAAAAAGAGAACACATGTCCGTCAAGAGGAAGTGACCAAAGAGGAGGAGGTCGAATCACTAACAAGGGACAAGGAGAAACAGTCCCGTCTCCCCGAGGAAGATCAGACTAAAGAAGAAGAGACACAGaaacaaaagaaagaaaaggaGGAGCAAATCGATTTTTGCAAAGAAGAGCTTAGTGGAAAGGAACAGGACACTGAGCAGGAAAAGAGAGACAAAGAAAGGAGAGCACATCCACGTCAGGAGAAGCCACGGAGAGAAGATATTATGGAGCGCCTTAGAGGAGTAAAAGAATGCAGAATGCGTTTTCCTCAGGAGAAGCAACAGAGAGAAGAGGTGGTGGATCAGAAGAGAAAGTCTCCACCTCAGGAGAAACTGATTCCAGAGAAGGTGGAGACAGATTTGTTAAACATGGAAATAGAGACCAAAACATATGTACACCAAGACGAGCCTAACCGAGAGGAAGAGGTGTCAGAGTGTTTAAAGCCAGACAATGACAACAACAATCTTTTCCATCAGCTGAATGTGAGTATAGAGGAAAATGAGGACGCTAATGAGGATGCTTTTAGATCAGCAATGAGGAAGAATGAAAAAGAGAAGTGTACGTGTCTCCACCAGGAGGAACTAAGAGAAGAAGAGGTGGAGACAGATCGATTTAAGAGGGACAAAGAGCGAAGAACATATGGACGCCAAGAGGAACTAAGTAGAGAAGATCAACGTCAAGAGGAGCTGAGTAGAGAAGAGGAGATGGAGATTCAGCGGTTGAAAAAGGAGAAGGAGACAAGAACACTTCTCCTCCAGCAGGAACTGAGGAGGGAAGAAGAGGAGAAGGCACTGTTTTTTAAAAAGGAGAAAGAGAGACGAACACTACTACGACAAGAGCAGCTGaagaaagaggaagaggaggaggcggAGTACTTGAAGAGGGAAAAGGAAAAGAGACTGCATCTTTGCCAGGTGGACCTCATGAAAAAGGAAGAGGAGAACAGGTTGAACAGGGAGAAGGAAAAAAGAACACGTCTCCACCAGATAGAGCTAagtaaagaagaagaggaggagcggTTCAGGAGGGAGCAGGAGTTGAGACTGCGTCTTCGCCATGAGGAACTGAtcaaggaggaagaggaggaggcggAAAGGTTGAAAATGGAAAAGGAGAAGAGAATGCAATTACACCTAGAAGAGCTGAGGAAGGCAGAGGAGGAGGAAGCCGAAAAGTTAAAAAGGGAAAAAGCGAAACGAATGCAACTTTTTCAGGAAGAGTTGAggagagaggaagaggaggaacggTTGAGAAAGCAGAAGGAAACCAGGCTGCGCCTCTGCCTGGAAGAACTGAAGCGACAGGAAGAGGAGGAGATGGCGCAGCTAAAGAGGGAGAAGGAGAAGAGAATGCGCCTCTGTCAGGAAAAGTTAAGaagagaggaagaggaagaggtggAGAGGCTGAAGAGGAAGAAGGAGAAAAGAATGAATCTCCACCAGGAAGACCTCAGgagggaggaagaagaggaagtggAGCAATTGAAGAGGAAAATGTGCATCTTCCAGTTGGAATTGAGGGGCGATACTGAGGGAAATTTGGAGAGATTGAGAGAAAAGAGACTGCGTCTTCAAGAAATAGATATGAGGGGAGAAGAGGAAGAGAAGAAACTGAAGACAGAGTACAGGGATAGGCTCAG GGCGCTGCGACTGCGTCTCATGACATGGAGGAAAGAAGAGAAGGTTTTGTTGAACAAGTTATCTGACCAGAATGAAGAATTAACAGAATGTGACCAAGAGATAGACGACGAGCCATTCAG GCTCCAGACAGTGGACATATGCATTGACAGGGGATCAGACCAGTCTACTCAGATAAGGCAGTACTTTGAGCATCTGAGGGCGGAAGCAGAGGAGCTGCAGGAAAACCAGATGTTTTACAGTCACGAG CAGCTTGGAGATGTGAAGATTTGTGATCCGATCCTTTAA